A window of Streptomyces sp. SAI-127 contains these coding sequences:
- the deoD gene encoding purine-nucleoside phosphorylase, translating to MVTPHLSAAPGDFAPDVLMPGDPRRARRIAETILQDARLVTDVRGIEGYTGTYRGVPLSVLASGMGMPSVTIYATELFRFYGVRSIARVGTAGGIPPSVGLRDVVVATAAHTDSAMGSHRIDGVHLSHAASFRLAAAAAQAAGTGRHIHVGPVFTTDHFYLERPALFERLEAHGTLAVEMEAAGLYATAAAEGGQALAVLTVSDHVRRAEALTPAERETDFDRAVTIAATALLAETIS from the coding sequence ATGGTCACCCCCCACCTCTCGGCCGCCCCCGGCGACTTCGCACCGGACGTGCTGATGCCCGGCGACCCGCGCCGGGCACGCCGTATCGCCGAAACGATCCTTCAGGACGCCCGGCTGGTCACCGACGTGCGCGGCATCGAGGGATACACCGGAACCTACCGAGGCGTGCCCCTGTCCGTCCTCGCCTCCGGCATGGGGATGCCATCGGTCACGATCTACGCCACCGAGCTGTTCCGGTTCTACGGCGTGCGCAGCATCGCGCGGGTGGGCACGGCGGGCGGCATACCCCCCTCGGTGGGACTGCGGGACGTCGTCGTGGCCACCGCCGCTCATACCGACTCCGCGATGGGCAGCCACCGTATCGACGGGGTGCACCTGAGCCACGCCGCCTCCTTCCGCCTGGCCGCGGCCGCCGCTCAGGCCGCCGGGACCGGACGGCACATCCATGTCGGGCCCGTGTTCACCACCGACCACTTCTACCTGGAGCGCCCGGCGCTGTTCGAGCGGCTGGAGGCGCACGGCACGCTGGCCGTGGAGATGGAGGCCGCGGGCCTCTACGCGACCGCCGCCGCCGAGGGCGGCCAGGCGCTCGCCGTGCTGACGGTCAGCGACCATGTGCGCCGCGCGGAGGCGCTCACTCCCGCCGAACGCGAGACGGACTTCGACCGCGCCGTCACCATCGCGGCCACCGCACTGCTCGCGGAAACAATTTCCTAA
- a CDS encoding glutamine amidotransferase has protein sequence MPHVLVVGESWFIHSVHQKGFDSFFTSEYVEGAQVFLDALRDRGHTVTYVPAHEIPSRLPATAEGLKPYDVVVISDVGANSFQLTPETFARSVPTPDRTELLRAYVERGGGLLMVGGYLTFTGIDAKARWGRTPLAAALPVGLHDRDDRVELPAGAPPRVVARHQVVDGLEATWPDLLGLNEVTVKDGADLLVECAGHPLLAVGGYGEGRSAAFTSDLAPHWAPPAFLDWKGYPELWDRLVRWLAQAPVEEDA, from the coding sequence ATGCCCCATGTCCTCGTCGTGGGTGAGTCCTGGTTCATCCACTCCGTCCATCAGAAGGGGTTCGACTCCTTCTTCACCTCCGAGTACGTCGAGGGCGCCCAGGTCTTCCTCGACGCGCTGCGCGACCGCGGCCACACGGTGACGTACGTCCCGGCGCACGAGATACCGAGCAGGCTGCCCGCCACGGCCGAGGGCCTGAAGCCCTACGACGTCGTCGTGATCAGTGACGTCGGGGCCAACAGTTTCCAGCTCACGCCGGAGACCTTCGCCCGCTCGGTGCCCACGCCGGACCGGACGGAACTGCTGCGGGCCTACGTCGAGCGCGGCGGCGGCCTGCTGATGGTCGGCGGCTATCTCACCTTCACCGGCATCGACGCCAAGGCCCGTTGGGGGCGCACGCCGCTGGCTGCCGCACTGCCGGTCGGTCTGCACGACCGGGACGACCGGGTGGAACTCCCCGCCGGGGCCCCACCGCGGGTCGTCGCCCGGCACCAGGTGGTCGACGGGCTGGAGGCGACCTGGCCGGATCTGCTCGGCCTCAACGAGGTGACGGTGAAGGACGGGGCGGACCTCCTCGTCGAGTGCGCGGGCCATCCGTTGCTGGCCGTGGGCGGCTACGGGGAGGGAAGGTCGGCGGCCTTCACGTCCGACCTGGCGCCGCACTGGGCCCCGCCCGCGTTCCTGGACTGGAAGGGCTACCCCGAACTGTGGGACCGGCTGGTCCGCTGGCTGGCGCAGGCCCCGGTGGAGGAGGACGCCTGA
- a CDS encoding substrate-binding domain-containing protein, producing MGSSCATRSSTPTARTAIWNCCAAGSSTAWCTPRDRRPPRAGWRRCSGGSPSPWPDEVVPGLLEQTILVTADHRAGGRLIGQHLRELGHRRVLAISGPTDLVSSLERIAGFREAFGDAGVTEVEGAFVERSGYHLVAAALEDGGPRRFTAVFAANDLMALGAIAALEDAGLRVPDDVSVAGFDDIMIASRVHPRLTTVHQPAYDVGRTAGAQLLSYVHRDEVPPASRHILPVRLKVRASTAPVRPPR from the coding sequence ATGGGGTCATCCTGTGCAACACGGAGTTCGACCCCGACCGCGAGGACCGCTATCTGGAACTGCTGCGCGGCCGGTTCATCGACGGCATGGTGTACGCCTCGGGATCGCCGCCCTCCCAGGGCCGGCTGGCGTCGCTGCTCGGGCGGTTCCCCATCGCCCTGGCCCGACGAGGTCGTTCCCGGTCTGCTGGAGCAGACCATCCTGGTCACCGCCGACCACCGCGCGGGAGGCCGGCTGATCGGACAGCACCTGAGGGAGCTGGGCCACCGCCGGGTACTGGCGATCAGCGGCCCGACGGACCTGGTCAGCAGCCTGGAACGGATCGCCGGTTTCCGGGAGGCGTTCGGCGACGCGGGGGTCACCGAGGTCGAGGGCGCCTTCGTCGAACGGTCCGGCTACCACCTGGTCGCCGCGGCCCTGGAGGACGGCGGCCCGCGCCGCTTCACCGCCGTGTTCGCCGCCAACGACCTGATGGCGCTCGGCGCGATCGCCGCCCTCGAGGACGCGGGCCTGCGCGTCCCCGACGACGTCTCGGTGGCCGGCTTCGACGACATCATGATCGCCTCCCGTGTCCACCCCCGCCTCACCACCGTCCACCAGCCCGCCTACGACGTCGGCCGCACGGCCGGCGCCCAGCTGCTGAGCTACGTCCACCGGGACGAGGTGCCCCCCGCCTCCCGGCACATCCTGCCCGTCCGGCTGAAGGTCCGCGCCAGTACGGCGCCCGTACGCCCGCCCCGCTGA
- a CDS encoding amidohydrolase has translation MMRRLIVTSCSVLLVPEQGPCRVETDQDILVEDGVIAWLGPAGSGPDSAGAEAVDGTGLIAVPGLVNAHTHGPMTLMRGAAEDVSVEAWFNERVWPMEVNLTPADIGLGAELACAEMLLSGVTTFADHYFHAERIADAVVRTGIRADIAPTCFSSQGRAALEESAGTAAALHGTGDGRVTASLGPHAPYTVEDADLVRVAELARDLGLRIHLHAAEHLEQTESSLAKRGITPITVLERTGVLDAGALIAHGCGIVPDDLPTLAAHRDRTGVACCPKVYLKHALRPLTPVRGLLDAGVAVGAGTDGAAGHNTLDVWEAMRLVALTQKQAERDATWMSVSDTVRLATRGGARALGLGDRIGALEPGRAADIVLVDLGGAHCRPVHDPVAALVYSVRASDVRTVVVDGRVVVRDGRLLTVDLPGLLTEIEARVPALLDTSHGRAVQHYDP, from the coding sequence ATGATGCGCCGACTGATCGTGACGTCCTGCTCGGTGCTTCTGGTGCCCGAGCAGGGCCCCTGCCGAGTGGAGACCGACCAGGACATCCTGGTCGAGGACGGTGTGATCGCCTGGCTGGGCCCGGCGGGCTCAGGGCCGGACTCAGCCGGGGCCGAGGCCGTGGACGGCACGGGCCTGATCGCCGTACCCGGGCTGGTGAACGCCCACACGCACGGACCGATGACGCTGATGCGCGGCGCCGCCGAGGACGTGAGCGTGGAGGCCTGGTTCAACGAGCGGGTGTGGCCCATGGAGGTCAACCTCACCCCCGCCGACATCGGCCTCGGTGCGGAGCTGGCCTGTGCGGAGATGCTGCTCAGCGGGGTGACCACGTTCGCCGACCACTACTTCCACGCCGAGCGGATCGCCGATGCCGTCGTACGGACCGGAATCCGGGCCGACATCGCGCCGACCTGCTTCAGCAGTCAGGGCCGCGCGGCCCTCGAGGAGAGCGCCGGGACCGCAGCCGCCCTGCACGGCACGGGCGACGGGCGGGTCACCGCGTCGCTGGGCCCGCACGCGCCGTACACCGTCGAGGACGCGGACCTCGTGCGGGTCGCGGAGCTGGCCCGGGACCTGGGCCTACGGATCCACCTCCACGCCGCCGAGCACCTGGAGCAGACCGAGTCGAGCCTGGCGAAGCGTGGCATCACGCCGATCACGGTGCTGGAGCGGACCGGTGTGCTGGACGCGGGCGCGCTGATCGCGCACGGGTGCGGCATCGTCCCGGACGACCTGCCGACGCTGGCGGCGCACCGGGACCGTACGGGCGTGGCCTGCTGCCCGAAGGTGTACCTGAAGCACGCCCTGCGTCCGCTCACGCCGGTGCGGGGCCTGCTGGACGCCGGTGTCGCCGTCGGGGCCGGTACGGACGGGGCGGCCGGGCACAACACGCTGGACGTGTGGGAGGCGATGCGGCTGGTCGCGCTGACCCAGAAGCAGGCCGAGCGGGACGCCACCTGGATGTCGGTCTCCGACACGGTCCGGCTGGCCACGCGCGGCGGGGCCCGGGCGCTCGGGCTCGGGGACCGGATCGGCGCGCTGGAGCCGGGCCGGGCCGCGGACATCGTGCTGGTCGACCTGGGCGGAGCACACTGCCGGCCGGTGCACGACCCGGTGGCGGCCTTGGTCTACAGCGTGCGGGCGAGCGATGTGCGCACGGTCGTGGTCGACGGACGGGTCGTCGTACGCGACGGCCGGCTGCTGACGGTGGACCTGCCGGGGCTCCTGACCGAGATCGAGGCCCGCGTGCCCGCGCTGCTCGACACCTCGCACGGCAGGGCGGTGCAGCACTATGACCCGTGA
- a CDS encoding aminotransferase, whose product MTHHQPRTVDFFAREALAAPEVTPDQARRIAAESFGIAARAESLGSQQDANFLLRQDDGTPTAVLKIANPAFGATEIDAQDTAADLIAAAHRDLRLATVLRTPDGAAQTATVPTDGGPATARLLRYLHGGTLSGPRHLSPRTVAAMGRVAGRVSTALRTFRHPGLERVLQWDLRYADRVVDLLVEHIPEAARRTAVLAATAEAWTEVGKVGDRLPRQAVHLDLTDDNLVRSPDSRLPLPDGIIDFGDVTASWAVCELAVTLSSILHHDGMEPHHVLAAVRAFHKVRPLSAEEAAALWPLTVLRAATLVVSGRHQAAVDADNAYVHANLDQEWRIFEQATAVPCAVMTGLVTETLGLAERRAPARPPVEPLVAEPALTDVAVLDLSTEADTMDHGAWMEESTPDRLAASLLAQGTAAVATRYAQPRLSAARALSHSSPATIATGVDLWLQRPTALRAPCDGELLHAAPGHAVLTCRPHVLHLTFTDAVRPGPPEGTPIRAGEQLVSLPAGAHVHVSLQHPDGPAVPALVRPEYAAGWLALTADPSPLIGSPAAGTPPQPDLLARREAAFATVQEHYYDDPPRIERGWRHHLMSTDGRSYLDMVNNVTPLGHAHPRVEQAISRQLRRLNTNSRFHYASVVEFTERLAALLPDPLDTVFLVNSGSEAVDLAIRLAVGATGHPDVLALREAYHGWTYASDAVSTSVADNPNALATRPSWVHTLDSPNSYRGRHRGEKASAYAPEAVRVIDDLAADGRPPGAFISEPYYGNAGGVALPDGYLDQVYKAVRRHGGLAVADEIQVGYGRLGTWFWGFEQQRVVPDIVCVAKAMGNGHPLGAVITSEAIAARYRDQGYFFSSTGGSPVSSVAGLAVLDTLRDEDLQGNAVRNGARLKSRLRALAHRHHIIGAVHGSGLYLGVELVRDRATLEPATEETSELCDRMLELGVIVQPTGDHLNILKIKPPLCIDSTAVDFFTETLDRALTELGERDGSEHASR is encoded by the coding sequence ATGACGCACCATCAGCCGCGCACCGTCGACTTCTTCGCACGCGAGGCCCTCGCCGCCCCTGAGGTGACACCGGACCAGGCCCGGCGCATCGCCGCCGAGAGCTTCGGAATCGCCGCGCGTGCCGAGTCGCTGGGCAGCCAGCAGGACGCCAACTTCCTGCTGCGTCAGGACGACGGAACGCCCACGGCGGTCCTCAAGATCGCGAACCCGGCGTTCGGCGCCACCGAGATCGACGCCCAGGACACCGCCGCCGACCTGATCGCCGCCGCACACCGGGACCTGCGCCTGGCCACGGTCCTGCGTACACCGGACGGCGCCGCGCAGACCGCCACCGTCCCCACCGACGGCGGACCTGCCACGGCGCGGTTGCTGCGCTATCTGCACGGCGGGACCCTGTCGGGGCCACGCCACCTCTCCCCGCGCACGGTCGCCGCCATGGGCCGCGTCGCCGGCCGCGTCAGCACCGCGCTGCGTACCTTTCGTCACCCCGGGCTTGAGCGTGTGCTGCAGTGGGATCTGCGGTACGCCGACCGCGTCGTGGACCTGCTTGTGGAGCACATACCGGAAGCGGCGCGCCGCACCGCTGTCCTGGCGGCGACGGCCGAGGCGTGGACAGAGGTGGGGAAGGTCGGCGACCGACTCCCGCGGCAGGCCGTGCACCTGGACCTCACCGACGACAACCTGGTCCGCTCACCCGACAGCCGTCTCCCCCTGCCCGACGGGATCATCGACTTCGGGGACGTGACGGCGAGTTGGGCGGTGTGCGAACTCGCGGTGACCCTGTCCTCGATACTGCACCACGACGGCATGGAACCGCACCACGTGCTGGCTGCCGTCCGCGCCTTCCACAAAGTCCGCCCGCTGTCCGCCGAGGAGGCGGCGGCCCTGTGGCCGCTCACCGTGCTCCGGGCCGCCACCCTCGTCGTGAGCGGGCGGCACCAGGCCGCGGTCGACGCGGACAACGCCTACGTGCACGCCAACCTCGACCAGGAGTGGCGGATCTTCGAGCAGGCCACCGCCGTGCCGTGCGCGGTGATGACCGGCCTCGTCACGGAGACCCTCGGCCTGGCCGAGCGCCGAGCCCCCGCCCGGCCGCCGGTCGAACCCCTGGTGGCAGAGCCGGCTCTCACCGATGTCGCCGTACTCGACCTCTCCACCGAGGCCGACACGATGGACCACGGAGCCTGGATGGAGGAGAGCACCCCGGACCGCCTCGCGGCTTCTCTCCTCGCACAGGGAACTGCGGCGGTGGCCACCCGCTACGCCCAGCCACGGCTCAGCGCGGCCAGGGCGCTGTCCCACAGCTCGCCCGCGACGATCGCCACCGGCGTCGACCTCTGGCTCCAGCGGCCGACCGCCCTCCGGGCGCCCTGCGACGGGGAGTTGCTCCACGCTGCACCCGGCCACGCGGTACTGACCTGCCGGCCGCACGTGCTCCACCTGACCTTCACCGACGCCGTCCGACCCGGCCCGCCCGAGGGAACGCCGATACGCGCAGGCGAGCAACTGGTCTCCCTGCCCGCCGGCGCACACGTCCACGTCTCCCTGCAGCACCCCGACGGTCCGGCCGTTCCGGCGCTGGTCAGGCCCGAGTACGCCGCCGGCTGGCTCGCCCTCACAGCCGATCCCTCCCCGCTCATCGGCTCGCCCGCCGCCGGCACCCCGCCGCAGCCGGACCTGCTCGCACGACGCGAGGCCGCCTTCGCCACCGTCCAGGAGCACTACTACGACGACCCGCCCCGCATCGAACGCGGTTGGCGCCACCACCTGATGTCCACCGACGGACGCTCCTACCTGGACATGGTCAACAACGTCACCCCCCTCGGCCACGCACACCCCCGCGTGGAACAGGCGATCTCACGGCAGTTGCGCAGGCTCAACACCAACTCGCGCTTCCACTACGCCTCCGTCGTCGAGTTCACCGAGCGGCTGGCCGCGCTGCTGCCCGACCCGCTGGACACCGTCTTCCTCGTCAACTCCGGCTCCGAAGCGGTCGACCTGGCGATCCGCCTGGCCGTCGGCGCCACCGGCCACCCCGACGTCCTCGCCCTGCGCGAGGCGTACCACGGCTGGACCTACGCCTCCGACGCCGTCTCGACGTCGGTCGCCGACAACCCCAACGCCCTCGCCACCCGGCCGAGTTGGGTTCACACGCTGGACTCACCCAACTCCTACCGGGGACGCCACCGCGGCGAGAAGGCCTCCGCGTACGCGCCCGAGGCCGTCCGGGTCATCGACGACCTCGCCGCGGACGGCCGGCCGCCCGGCGCCTTCATCAGCGAGCCCTACTACGGCAACGCGGGCGGTGTCGCCCTGCCCGACGGATACCTGGACCAGGTGTACAAGGCGGTGCGCCGCCACGGCGGCCTGGCCGTCGCCGACGAGATCCAGGTCGGCTACGGCCGTCTGGGCACCTGGTTCTGGGGATTCGAGCAACAGCGGGTCGTCCCCGACATCGTGTGCGTCGCGAAGGCCATGGGCAACGGTCACCCGCTCGGCGCCGTGATCACCTCCGAGGCCATCGCCGCCAGATACCGCGACCAGGGCTACTTCTTCTCCTCGACCGGCGGCAGCCCCGTCTCCAGCGTCGCCGGTCTCGCCGTCCTCGACACCCTCCGTGACGAAGACCTCCAGGGCAACGCCGTACGCAACGGCGCCCGCCTCAAGAGCAGGCTCCGCGCCCTCGCGCACCGCCACCACATCATCGGCGCCGTCCACGGCTCCGGCCTCTATCTCGGCGTCGAACTGGTCCGCGACCGCGCCACCTTGGAACCGGCGACGGAGGAGACGAGCGAGCTCTGCGACCGCATGCTCGAACTCGGCGTCATCGTCCAGCCCACCGGCGACCACCTCAACATCCTCAAGATCAAGCCGCCGCTGTGCATCGACTCCACCGCCGTCGACTTCTTCACCGAGACCCTCGACCGCGCCCTCACCGAGCTGGGCGAACGTGACGGAAGTGAGCACGCGTCACGCTGA
- a CDS encoding Lrp/AsnC family transcriptional regulator: MDDIDRAILRELQTDGRIPYADLGPKVGLSASAARQRLQRLIDTKAVQVVGVTDPMAMGGQAMALLGLGVDGDPRAVADELSRHDEVVYAVLTAGTFDLFAEAVCRHPRDLLDFVNDVVRPIEGVTTVESFPYFGIHTHRFLWNVG; the protein is encoded by the coding sequence CTGGACGACATCGATCGGGCCATCCTGCGCGAGCTGCAGACCGACGGCCGCATCCCCTACGCCGATCTCGGCCCGAAGGTCGGCCTGTCGGCGTCGGCCGCCCGGCAACGGTTGCAGCGGCTGATCGACACCAAGGCGGTGCAGGTCGTCGGCGTCACCGACCCGATGGCCATGGGCGGGCAGGCCATGGCCCTCCTCGGGCTCGGCGTCGACGGCGATCCGCGAGCGGTGGCCGACGAACTCTCACGCCACGACGAGGTCGTCTACGCCGTCCTGACGGCCGGCACCTTCGACCTGTTCGCCGAGGCCGTCTGCCGGCATCCGCGTGACCTGCTGGACTTCGTCAACGACGTCGTGCGTCCCATCGAGGGCGTGACCACGGTGGAGAGCTTCCCCTACTTCGGGATTCACACCCATCGGTTCCTCTGGAACGTCGGCTGA
- a CDS encoding SDR family oxidoreductase, with amino-acid sequence MDADWGQPEAAPSRRGSAAAAGPIGRSATPDEIAACAMFLAHESASFVTGSVLVADGGHGLPETWPRPSPVQPGSERSIHVSWRSNRRRCECIARESLACLAVRAPGR; translated from the coding sequence ATTGATGCCGATTGGGGGCAGCCGGAAGCGGCCCCTTCACGTCGAGGCAGCGCCGCCGCAGCCGGCCCGATCGGGCGCAGTGCCACACCGGACGAGATCGCGGCTTGTGCCATGTTTCTGGCGCACGAATCGGCGTCGTTCGTCACCGGATCGGTACTCGTGGCCGATGGCGGACACGGTCTTCCGGAGACGTGGCCGCGACCGAGCCCCGTGCAACCAGGATCGGAGCGCTCGATTCACGTTTCATGGCGATCGAATCGAAGGCGATGCGAGTGTATTGCGCGTGAATCGCTCGCATGCTTAGCTGTTCGCGCACCTGGGAGGTGA
- a CDS encoding MFS transporter: MTDRAVRRRRQALFLLFFLPGIALSSWVTRTPDVRDQLGLSTGQMGLVLFGLSVGSMIGILCSGRFVSRFGTRPVIALGTLLIIVGTAVIGAGSAVPSAPLVTAGLCLFGAGMGGGEVAVNVDGADVERITGTAVLPTLHGCFSLGTVIGGSAGMAATAADVPVSWHLAVVALVATGILVRAMRAVPVGIGISAAPSTPVSGPGPGPAQRPRPQVWKDRKLLLIGAIVLAMALAEGAANDWLPLLMVDGHGLDAAMGSLVYVGFAAAMTLGRFSGTYFLGRFGRAAVVRASAVSGAVGLLLVIFSDNAVVAATAVLFWGLGASLGFPVALSAAGDSGPDQTARVSLVAIIGYVAFLVGPPALGFLGDHYGLRSAMVVVLAFVASATLIAPAADTRGRSTTAVDVPHDTLPSANPAGHREDRS; this comes from the coding sequence TTGACAGACCGCGCCGTACGCCGACGCCGTCAGGCCCTGTTCCTCCTGTTCTTTCTTCCTGGCATCGCCCTGTCGTCCTGGGTCACGCGCACCCCGGATGTCCGCGATCAACTGGGCCTGTCCACCGGTCAGATGGGTCTCGTCCTGTTCGGCCTGTCCGTCGGTTCCATGATCGGCATCCTGTGTTCCGGCCGTTTCGTGTCCCGGTTCGGCACCCGGCCGGTCATCGCGCTCGGCACTCTCCTGATCATCGTGGGCACGGCCGTCATCGGTGCGGGCAGCGCCGTGCCGTCGGCACCGCTGGTCACCGCGGGGCTGTGCCTGTTCGGCGCGGGCATGGGCGGCGGCGAGGTGGCGGTCAACGTGGACGGCGCCGACGTGGAGCGCATCACCGGGACCGCGGTGCTGCCCACGCTGCACGGCTGCTTCAGCCTGGGGACGGTCATCGGGGGGTCGGCCGGAATGGCGGCCACCGCCGCCGACGTCCCCGTCTCCTGGCATCTGGCCGTGGTCGCGCTCGTCGCCACGGGGATCCTGGTCCGCGCGATGCGTGCCGTTCCCGTCGGTATCGGCATCAGCGCCGCGCCGTCGACGCCGGTTTCCGGTCCCGGTCCTGGTCCGGCGCAACGGCCCCGGCCGCAGGTGTGGAAGGACCGGAAGCTGCTGCTCATCGGCGCCATCGTGCTGGCCATGGCGCTGGCCGAGGGCGCCGCCAACGACTGGCTGCCGCTGCTCATGGTCGACGGCCACGGCCTCGACGCCGCGATGGGCTCGCTCGTCTATGTGGGGTTCGCGGCGGCGATGACCCTGGGACGCTTCAGCGGCACATACTTCCTCGGTCGTTTCGGGCGGGCCGCCGTCGTGCGCGCGAGTGCCGTCTCCGGTGCCGTCGGGCTTCTCTTGGTCATCTTCTCCGACAACGCTGTGGTCGCGGCAACAGCCGTGCTCTTCTGGGGACTTGGGGCCTCCCTCGGCTTCCCGGTGGCCCTGTCGGCGGCGGGCGACTCAGGCCCCGACCAGACCGCCCGCGTCTCACTGGTCGCCATCATCGGCTACGTCGCCTTTCTCGTGGGGCCGCCCGCCCTCGGGTTCCTGGGCGACCACTACGGGCTGCGCTCGGCCATGGTGGTGGTTCTGGCGTTCGTCGCCTCCGCCACCCTCATCGCTCCGGCCGCCGACACCCGCGGCCGCTCCACCACCGCGGTGGACGTCCCTCACGACACGCTGCCCAGCGCGAATCCCGCAGGCCACCGAGAAGACCGCTCTTGA
- a CDS encoding TetR/AcrR family transcriptional regulator: MGRALRADAERSVRAILEAAERVLAQDAGASMEQIAEAAGLTRITVHRRFANRQALLEALAVSAKQQIIDAIEEARPAAAPALVALYRVTANVLRVKDTWRFTLSHSTPHTAAAAALWEEIDTRTVELLNRVQREGLLAPDADLDWTRQVYYALLGEALDRPGADQDPAARDPDALAALVIDTLLHGAGPRG, encoded by the coding sequence ATGGGCCGAGCACTGCGGGCAGATGCCGAGCGCAGTGTGCGCGCGATTCTGGAGGCGGCCGAGCGGGTCCTCGCCCAGGACGCCGGCGCTTCCATGGAGCAGATCGCCGAGGCGGCGGGGCTGACGAGGATCACCGTTCACCGCCGGTTCGCGAACCGGCAGGCACTGCTGGAGGCGCTCGCGGTCTCCGCGAAGCAGCAGATCATCGACGCGATCGAGGAAGCCCGGCCCGCTGCCGCTCCCGCTCTGGTGGCGCTGTACCGGGTGACCGCGAACGTCCTGCGGGTCAAGGACACCTGGCGCTTCACCCTCAGCCACTCCACGCCCCACACCGCCGCAGCGGCCGCCCTCTGGGAGGAGATCGACACCCGCACCGTCGAACTCCTGAACCGGGTGCAGCGGGAGGGGCTGCTCGCCCCGGACGCGGACCTGGACTGGACGCGGCAGGTGTACTACGCCCTCCTCGGCGAAGCCCTCGACAGGCCCGGTGCCGATCAGGATCCGGCCGCGCGGGACCCGGACGCGCTGGCCGCACTCGTCATCGACACCCTGCTGCACGGCGCAGGACCGCGAGGCTGA
- a CDS encoding mucin-1 — protein MRYAPPGLCVNDFALLRDDDGTYAVLHLQGPWTAEFDHLRMETSYGRATSTDLVRWRPEGTAFGNGLPGRFDQQAVWTMHPVRHGTGMAMFYTGVSGLTPDGWPLQSVGLAYSDRTDGTGWRRHGTGPVVEADARWYRAGEHMGWRDPFVVRDDESDGWVMVICAADASLPVEVSGCVAWATSDDLEHWTVQPPLISPGDVDELECPVLERLDDGSWLLLGSIGATRGFEAWTAPRLRGPWTRRGPLGPTGSYAPRVIAAPDGSRVVLHTTPRRVGLTDSGERCRGMLAQPKSLVVPEDSAPRLEWWPGLDGWLGEETEEPVLHAVGDVDVSGRIEITLRTGDDGRPALAVGCDGKNLWVTGPEGRRLAESDLTEPAATLRILTIGEYVEVYADGAFVLTSLCYSGHPAPWTAVTEGCTRTLTVRPVHLPDPGRDDASAIWPGPVPT, from the coding sequence ATGCGATACGCCCCGCCCGGCCTCTGCGTGAACGACTTCGCCCTGCTCCGCGACGACGACGGCACCTACGCGGTGCTGCATCTGCAGGGCCCGTGGACGGCCGAGTTCGACCACCTGAGGATGGAGACGTCGTACGGCAGGGCCACGTCCACCGACCTGGTCCGCTGGAGGCCGGAGGGCACCGCCTTCGGCAACGGACTGCCCGGTCGCTTCGACCAGCAGGCGGTGTGGACCATGCACCCCGTCCGCCACGGCACCGGCATGGCGATGTTCTACACGGGCGTTTCCGGTCTCACCCCCGACGGCTGGCCGCTGCAGTCGGTCGGGCTGGCGTACTCGGACCGCACGGACGGCACCGGCTGGCGGCGCCACGGCACCGGACCGGTCGTCGAGGCGGACGCGCGGTGGTACCGCGCCGGCGAACACATGGGCTGGCGCGACCCGTTCGTCGTACGCGACGACGAGTCGGACGGCTGGGTCATGGTGATCTGCGCAGCCGACGCCTCCCTGCCGGTCGAGGTCAGCGGCTGTGTGGCGTGGGCGACGTCGGACGACCTGGAGCACTGGACCGTGCAGCCCCCGCTCATCTCACCGGGCGACGTGGACGAGTTGGAGTGCCCGGTCCTGGAACGCCTGGACGACGGCAGCTGGTTGCTGCTCGGTTCCATCGGCGCGACGCGCGGCTTCGAGGCATGGACGGCGCCCCGGCTGCGCGGTCCCTGGACCCGCCGCGGTCCGCTGGGCCCGACCGGCTCGTACGCTCCCCGGGTCATCGCCGCTCCCGACGGCTCACGTGTCGTGCTGCACACCACCCCACGCCGCGTCGGCCTCACCGACTCCGGCGAGCGCTGCCGGGGGATGCTCGCGCAGCCCAAGTCCCTTGTGGTGCCGGAGGATTCGGCGCCCCGACTGGAGTGGTGGCCGGGCCTGGACGGCTGGCTGGGCGAGGAGACGGAGGAGCCCGTGCTGCACGCGGTCGGCGACGTGGACGTCTCGGGGCGGATCGAGATCACCCTGCGGACCGGAGACGACGGCCGGCCCGCCCTGGCCGTCGGGTGCGACGGCAAGAACCTCTGGGTCACCGGCCCCGAGGGCAGGAGGCTCGCCGAGTCCGACCTGACCGAGCCCGCCGCCACCCTGCGCATCCTCACCATCGGTGAGTACGTCGAGGTGTACGCCGACGGCGCCTTCGTCCTGACCAGCCTGTGCTACTCGGGTCACCCCGCCCCCTGGACGGCGGTGACGGAAGGATGCACCCGCACCCTCACCGTCCGTCCGGTCCACCTGCCCGACCCCGGCCGCGACGACGCCTCGGCCATCTGGCCCGGACCGGTACCGACCTGA